The proteins below come from a single Acidobacteriota bacterium genomic window:
- a CDS encoding deoxyribodipyrimidine photolyase, with the protein MSAAPVRTDGTFVLYWMVSSRRTRFNFGLQHAIDRARELTRPLVVLEALRCDYLWSCERFHRFVIDGMAN; encoded by the coding sequence TTGAGTGCTGCTCCTGTGCGAACCGATGGAACGTTCGTCCTGTACTGGATGGTCTCTAGCCGCAGAACACGATTCAACTTCGGACTCCAACACGCCATCGATCGGGCTCGGGAACTGACTCGACCGCTCGTGGTGCTGGAGGCGTTGCGCTGCGACTACTTGTGGTCCTGCGAGCGGTTTCATCGGTTCGTGATCGACGGAATGGCGAACAA